In one window of Gemmatimonadota bacterium DNA:
- a CDS encoding GNAT family N-acetyltransferase, whose protein sequence is MLLEPALATPRLRLRPFGEADFEAFYTSCVCDPAVMAFYHAYRLIVSDEERRLRARRDFVDHFTLGRTTRDYICWALTAGPALAAPAGAFVGWCGILTPALEEQAWGPELAYMLARPWHGLGLATEAGAAVMADAWPRYGLARLHAVVDTPNMASRRVLERLGLDLHGPVEVYGSADMLVYTATASTRGA, encoded by the coding sequence ATGCTCCTCGAGCCTGCGCTTGCCACGCCGCGCCTCCGGCTCCGGCCGTTCGGCGAGGCGGACTTCGAGGCGTTCTACACCTCCTGCGTCTGCGACCCGGCCGTCATGGCCTTCTACCACGCCTACCGGCTGATCGTGTCGGATGAGGAGCGCCGCCTGCGCGCCCGCCGAGACTTCGTGGACCACTTCACGCTGGGCCGGACCACGCGCGACTACATCTGCTGGGCACTGACGGCCGGCCCGGCCCTCGCGGCCCCGGCGGGCGCCTTCGTGGGCTGGTGCGGCATCCTGACCCCGGCCCTGGAGGAGCAGGCCTGGGGGCCGGAGCTCGCGTACATGCTGGCGCGGCCGTGGCACGGGCTGGGACTCGCGACTGAAGCCGGGGCCGCCGTCATGGCCGACGCCTGGCCGCGGTACGGGCTGGCCCGGCTCCACGCCGTGGTCGACACGCCGAATATGGCGTCGCGCCGGGTGCTCGAACGGCTCGGGCTCGACCTGCACGGTCCCGTGGAGGTGTACGGCAGCGCCGACATGCTGGTCTACACCGCCACGGCGTCGACGCGCGGGGCCTGA
- a CDS encoding LEA type 2 family protein, with protein sequence MRKLLPVLALAVVAACGPGGVNPVNILQPDVRLHHLSVRNLGLSGGTLDVALAFHNPNQITLKGVGLTASLDIEGSRFGDVALTNPFTLAAKDTTLLTVPLTFKWSGVASAARSVLGYGAVNYGINGRFTINTPLGTPLEIPFSGQGNVPLLKP encoded by the coding sequence ATGCGCAAACTTCTCCCTGTCCTGGCCCTCGCGGTCGTGGCCGCCTGCGGGCCCGGCGGCGTCAATCCGGTGAACATCCTGCAGCCCGACGTCCGGCTGCATCACCTCTCGGTCCGCAACCTGGGCCTCTCCGGCGGCACGCTCGACGTGGCGCTGGCGTTCCACAATCCGAACCAGATCACCCTCAAGGGCGTCGGCCTCACCGCCAGCCTCGACATCGAGGGGAGCCGCTTCGGCGACGTGGCGCTGACCAACCCGTTCACCCTGGCGGCCAAGGACACCACCCTCCTCACGGTGCCGCTCACCTTCAAGTGGTCCGGCGTGGCCAGCGCCGCCCGCTCGGTGCTCGGCTACGGCGCGGTGAACTACGGCATCAACGGCCGGTTCACGATCAACACACCGCTCGGCACCCCGCTCGAGATTCCGTTCTCGGGGCAGGGGAACGTGCCCCTGCTCAAGCCCTGA
- a CDS encoding oligosaccharide repeat unit polymerase yields the protein MAWAVGRWVDDRVLLFVLAVVTAGVMMQSMCRVLDIRRITIPGFWFLTYLALVGLPALAASYAFPPALAHTVLGAILATLFTVPLGMKLANVATRFRHEEIARFYKRPVVPTGDTPRVTAAFLILLGIACCFATGYLVEAPALPLVSLVTGDASGSELLLLREDAFKLLQSPFQYAYTVVRAVLFPILVAVSLAQALATRRRLWYLLAGVTSIIGLSYASLAIAKAPPAIILLVGFLLVYVYRAGRLPVTAVLGAAAVVLAFPVFVILGLSRGTGTDVWVVLAALFRRLFILPGEILHVYFEIFPAHHPYLHGASVGRLAWVQGVAPFDLGNYVFLYMYPDGMITGGAPAAFPGPLNADFGPLGVVLGGIIAGFLMQVAQVYLCRRVKSPVTVGVFAYMVFAFAQVNLTALTTVLLSGGVVFGLGILLANDALEALLGVDIRTLSPTSPA from the coding sequence GTGGCCTGGGCCGTCGGCCGATGGGTGGACGACCGGGTGTTGCTGTTCGTCCTGGCCGTCGTCACGGCGGGCGTAATGATGCAGTCGATGTGCCGGGTGCTTGATATCCGCCGGATCACCATCCCGGGGTTCTGGTTCCTCACCTACCTCGCACTCGTAGGGCTGCCGGCGCTTGCCGCCAGCTACGCCTTCCCCCCCGCGCTCGCCCACACAGTTCTCGGCGCCATCCTGGCGACCCTCTTCACCGTGCCCCTCGGGATGAAGCTCGCCAACGTGGCGACCCGGTTCCGGCACGAGGAGATCGCGCGGTTCTACAAGCGGCCGGTGGTGCCGACGGGCGACACCCCCCGGGTCACGGCGGCGTTTCTCATCCTCCTCGGCATCGCCTGCTGCTTCGCCACGGGGTACCTGGTCGAGGCTCCGGCGCTGCCGCTGGTCAGCCTGGTGACCGGCGACGCGAGTGGCAGCGAGCTGCTTCTGCTGCGAGAAGATGCCTTCAAGCTGCTCCAGTCGCCCTTCCAGTACGCCTACACCGTGGTACGCGCGGTGCTCTTCCCAATCCTGGTGGCCGTCTCCCTGGCCCAGGCGCTGGCCACGCGCCGCCGGCTCTGGTACCTCCTGGCCGGCGTCACGAGCATCATCGGACTCTCCTACGCCAGCCTTGCGATTGCCAAGGCGCCCCCGGCGATCATCCTGCTGGTCGGGTTCCTGCTCGTTTACGTCTACCGGGCCGGGCGCCTTCCGGTGACGGCGGTCCTCGGTGCGGCAGCGGTGGTACTGGCATTCCCGGTCTTCGTCATCCTCGGCCTGAGCCGCGGAACCGGGACCGACGTCTGGGTCGTCCTGGCGGCGCTATTCCGGCGGTTGTTCATCCTGCCGGGCGAAATCCTGCACGTCTACTTCGAGATCTTTCCCGCCCATCACCCGTACCTCCATGGCGCGAGTGTCGGCCGCCTGGCCTGGGTGCAGGGTGTCGCGCCGTTTGACTTGGGCAACTACGTTTTCCTCTACATGTACCCCGATGGGATGATCACTGGCGGGGCGCCGGCGGCGTTCCCGGGGCCATTGAACGCCGACTTCGGCCCGCTCGGGGTAGTCCTCGGCGGCATCATCGCCGGATTCCTCATGCAGGTCGCGCAGGTCTACCTCTGCCGTCGCGTCAAGTCTCCCGTGACGGTAGGGGTCTTCGCCTACATGGTCTTCGCCTTTGCGCAGGTCAATCTCACGGCCCTTACGACCGTCCTGCTGAGCGGCGGGGTGGTTTTCGGCCTGGGAATTCTCCTGGCCAACGATGCCCTCGAGGCACTCCTTGGCGTCGACATTCGGACGCTTTCGCCGACTTCTCCCGCATGA
- a CDS encoding GNAT family N-acetyltransferase, with amino-acid sequence MPAALRRALLADIPAMQRVRHAVRENRLVSLVIPAEAYREAIEDTGRGWVIEVDDEVVAFAVVNARTGNVWALFVDPAHERCGFGRRLLDTLVAWGWSVGLKRLHLSTAPGTRAEGFYEAAGWRRTGLTPDGEVAFELRRSDQTPAPPG; translated from the coding sequence ATGCCCGCAGCCCTTCGCCGAGCCCTCCTAGCCGACATCCCCGCCATGCAGCGGGTCCGGCACGCGGTGCGGGAGAACCGCCTGGTGTCGCTCGTCATCCCCGCCGAAGCCTACCGGGAGGCCATCGAGGACACCGGCCGCGGCTGGGTGATCGAAGTGGATGACGAGGTGGTGGCCTTTGCGGTGGTGAATGCCCGGACCGGGAACGTCTGGGCGCTGTTCGTCGACCCGGCCCACGAGCGATGCGGATTCGGGCGGCGGCTCCTCGATACGCTGGTGGCGTGGGGCTGGTCCGTCGGCCTCAAACGCCTGCACCTCTCCACCGCGCCCGGCACCCGCGCGGAAGGGTTCTACGAGGCGGCCGGCTGGCGACGAACCGGCCTCACCCCCGACGGCGAGGTGGCGTTCGAGCTGCGGCGGAGCGACCAGACGCCCGCCCCGCCGGGGTAA
- the hflX gene encoding GTPase HflX, with protein sequence MLVGAPRKGSEDADHLTEHLDELGRLADTAGAVVVGRLSQQVASPNPATLIGEGKVEELRALMEESRATLVLFDEELTPNQGANLEKELKTRVMDRAELILDIFSTRARTHEAKLQVELAQLAYLLPRLARMWTHLSRIRGGIGLRGPGETQLETDRRMIRRKIQLLREKLREWEKHREVLRAGRTPLLSVALVGYTNAGKSSVLRMLSGEHGIFVEDRLFATLDTLTREVDLGEGCRARVSDTVGFIRKLPHHLVASFRATLEEVRGADLLLHVVDASHPGWEEQMAVVDQVLAEIGVGELPLVPVFNKMDQVAEPSAFAARARALYPDALLATTQRLDGLEGVKSALRQRERELRPPVTVLVPLADGARLASLYRLGEVVDQTVEGEHHKVRVRLAPWQAEQLRREGIGVEAVGR encoded by the coding sequence GTGCTGGTGGGCGCGCCCCGCAAGGGCTCGGAGGACGCGGACCACCTCACCGAACACCTCGATGAGCTGGGCCGGCTGGCCGACACCGCCGGCGCCGTCGTCGTCGGCCGGCTGTCGCAGCAGGTGGCCAGCCCCAACCCCGCCACCCTGATCGGCGAGGGGAAGGTCGAGGAGCTCCGGGCGCTGATGGAGGAGAGCCGCGCCACGCTGGTGCTGTTCGACGAGGAGCTCACCCCCAACCAGGGCGCCAACCTCGAGAAGGAGCTCAAGACCCGCGTGATGGACCGGGCCGAGCTCATCCTCGACATCTTCTCCACCCGGGCACGCACCCACGAGGCCAAGCTGCAGGTGGAGCTGGCCCAGCTGGCCTACCTGCTGCCGCGGCTGGCGCGGATGTGGACCCACCTGAGCCGTATCCGCGGCGGCATCGGCCTCCGGGGCCCGGGCGAAACCCAGCTCGAGACCGACCGCCGGATGATCCGGCGCAAGATCCAGCTGCTGCGCGAGAAGCTGCGGGAGTGGGAGAAGCACCGCGAGGTGCTCCGCGCCGGCCGCACCCCGCTGCTCTCGGTGGCGCTGGTGGGCTACACCAACGCCGGCAAGTCGAGCGTGCTGCGGATGCTCTCGGGAGAGCACGGGATCTTCGTCGAGGACCGGCTCTTCGCCACCCTCGACACCCTCACCCGCGAGGTGGACCTGGGCGAGGGGTGCCGGGCCCGGGTGTCGGACACGGTGGGGTTCATCCGCAAGCTGCCGCACCACCTGGTGGCGAGCTTCCGGGCGACGCTCGAGGAGGTCCGCGGCGCCGACCTGCTGCTGCACGTGGTGGACGCGAGCCACCCCGGGTGGGAGGAGCAGATGGCGGTGGTGGACCAGGTGCTGGCCGAGATCGGCGTGGGGGAGCTGCCGCTGGTGCCGGTGTTCAACAAGATGGACCAGGTGGCCGAGCCGTCCGCCTTCGCCGCGCGAGCCCGGGCGCTCTACCCCGACGCGCTGCTCGCCACCACCCAGCGGCTCGACGGGCTCGAGGGGGTCAAGTCGGCGCTGCGGCAGCGGGAGCGGGAGCTGCGGCCGCCGGTCACGGTGCTGGTGCCGCTGGCCGATGGGGCGCGCCTCGCCTCGCTGTACCGCCTGGGCGAGGTGGTGGACCAGACGGTGGAGGGGGAGCACCACAAGGTGCGGGTGCGGCTGGCGCCGTGGCAGGCGGAGCAGCTGCGGCGGGAGGGGATCGGAGTGGAGGCGGTAGGGCGGTAG
- a CDS encoding IS481 family transposase — protein sequence MDTREKLIDARIGMLALADELKNISRACQVAGISRTHYYDIKDAFERYGRDGLAPRERRRPRMPNETPPELVARILEMTAEYPTYSYVRVSQQLRLVGVPASAAQVRGVWLREGLLKRFDRLLWLERRVAERGGPLTEQVLKLLRQHAHQTVDPQTHIEAPVLGYLGCQDTYYVGALKGVGRVYAQTFVDANAAVGFAKLYLSKVPMTAVDLLHDRVLPFYEAQGAPLQRVLTDNGREYCGRPLHHPFELYCAVQQVEHRTTLVGSPESNGMVERFNRTLKEEFFGVAFRKRFYASVEALQADLDGFLSFYNGQRAHHGYRTQGRTPLQTFNEHQRAAEAPQAA from the coding sequence ATGGACACCCGAGAGAAGCTTATCGATGCCCGGATCGGGATGCTAGCGCTGGCCGACGAGCTGAAGAATATCAGCCGGGCCTGCCAGGTCGCCGGGATCAGCCGGACGCACTACTACGACATCAAGGACGCCTTCGAGCGGTACGGCCGGGATGGGCTGGCCCCGCGGGAGCGGCGCCGGCCCCGGATGCCGAACGAGACGCCGCCGGAGCTGGTGGCCCGGATTCTCGAGATGACGGCCGAGTACCCGACCTACAGCTACGTTCGGGTCTCGCAACAGCTGCGCCTAGTCGGGGTGCCGGCCAGTGCCGCTCAGGTGCGGGGCGTGTGGCTGCGGGAGGGGCTGCTCAAGCGCTTTGACCGGCTGCTCTGGCTCGAGCGCCGGGTGGCCGAGCGGGGCGGGCCGCTCACCGAGCAGGTGCTCAAGCTGCTGCGGCAGCATGCCCACCAGACCGTCGATCCGCAAACGCACATCGAGGCCCCGGTCCTGGGGTATCTGGGCTGCCAGGACACGTATTACGTGGGCGCCCTGAAGGGCGTGGGCCGGGTGTACGCCCAGACCTTCGTCGATGCCAACGCGGCGGTGGGCTTCGCCAAGCTGTACCTGAGCAAAGTGCCGATGACCGCGGTGGATCTGCTCCACGACCGGGTGCTGCCCTTCTACGAGGCCCAGGGGGCGCCGCTGCAGCGGGTGCTCACCGACAATGGCCGGGAGTACTGTGGCCGGCCCCTGCACCACCCCTTCGAGCTCTACTGCGCAGTGCAACAGGTGGAGCACCGGACCACCCTGGTCGGGTCGCCCGAGTCCAACGGGATGGTCGAGCGCTTCAACCGGACGCTCAAGGAGGAGTTCTTCGGCGTCGCCTTCCGGAAGCGCTTCTACGCGTCCGTGGAGGCGCTGCAGGCGGACCTGGACGGCTTCCTGAGCTTCTACAACGGGCAGCGGGCGCATCACGGCTACCGGACGCAGGGCCGAACCCCGCTGCAGACCTTCAACGAGCATCAGCGGGCGGCGGAGGCGCCCCAGGCCGCGTAG
- a CDS encoding isocitrate lyase/phosphoenolpyruvate mutase family protein, giving the protein MPPMFMDMEAGFGGPTQTFSLATELVRARVGGVHLENQDPADRTCGHIVNVGKAKRDKVLVPRATWLAKLKAIRAAAEAMGEDLVIIARTDSVDGALPGQSSGGVKMAVEDAWEASELGCDVIWAEFNNVDLEQPRAFAEGVRKYYPNQMLGFNLSPSLYWGKAKKAGTLITNQQLADLGYTLQFSTLFNFRTAGMALDKGLRKFAAKGLDALADLQIEEDEAAGGPPMTKMHQKLAGMNRWLILESVLSGKA; this is encoded by the coding sequence GTGCCCCCGATGTTCATGGACATGGAGGCCGGCTTCGGCGGCCCCACCCAGACCTTCTCCCTGGCCACCGAGCTGGTGCGCGCCCGGGTGGGCGGCGTCCACCTCGAGAACCAGGACCCCGCCGACCGCACCTGCGGCCACATCGTCAACGTCGGCAAGGCCAAGCGCGACAAGGTGCTGGTCCCCCGCGCCACCTGGCTGGCCAAGCTCAAGGCCATCCGCGCCGCCGCCGAGGCCATGGGCGAGGACCTCGTGATCATCGCCCGCACCGACTCGGTCGACGGCGCCCTGCCCGGCCAGTCCTCCGGCGGCGTGAAGATGGCCGTCGAGGATGCCTGGGAGGCCTCCGAGCTGGGCTGCGACGTGATCTGGGCGGAGTTCAACAACGTCGACCTGGAGCAGCCGCGGGCCTTCGCCGAGGGGGTGCGCAAGTACTACCCCAACCAGATGCTCGGCTTCAACCTCTCCCCCTCGCTCTACTGGGGGAAGGCCAAGAAGGCCGGCACCCTCATCACCAACCAGCAGCTCGCCGACCTGGGCTACACCCTCCAGTTCTCGACGCTCTTCAACTTCCGCACCGCCGGCATGGCGCTCGACAAGGGCCTGCGCAAGTTCGCCGCCAAGGGCCTCGACGCCCTCGCCGACCTGCAGATCGAGGAAGATGAAGCCGCCGGCGGCCCCCCGATGACCAAGATGCACCAGAAGCTCGCCGGCATGAACCGGTGGCTGATCCTGGAGTCGGTGCTGTCGGGGAAGGCGTAG
- a CDS encoding putative DNA binding domain-containing protein: MTPNELRDILQSPREERGLEFKGPGERDDRVFFALVVQAVLAMANRRDGGVVVVGVGETDGRFEPVGLTADELQTWKSDHVLDGLAEYADPSVDVRCSPVELDGRTFLVIEVSEFEDLPVACKKDFPGTLQRGVFYGRPRRKPESMAIGTQADMRDLIDLATEKRLRHLLEITAGAGASLKPDDSWPLLEHIGGKVAPTIRSRGWWSFVVRPARPGATGFGSLAEMEQALRGTEVHYFGYRFPRLYRDVAPMRHQHFLEQQTEVDEFLEAWRFFDSGAFLWLGGYTSDWKDRELFQDRPLPDNWRHGGAPPGSVSSWPTSRWGLSSLRVSGRPASSARASMSRFDLRH, translated from the coding sequence GTGACACCCAACGAACTGCGTGACATCCTCCAGTCGCCGCGCGAGGAGCGTGGACTGGAGTTCAAGGGTCCCGGCGAGAGAGATGATCGAGTGTTCTTCGCCTTGGTCGTCCAAGCGGTGCTGGCCATGGCGAACCGCCGAGACGGGGGTGTGGTCGTTGTCGGGGTGGGGGAGACTGACGGCCGCTTCGAGCCAGTCGGACTCACCGCGGACGAGCTGCAGACCTGGAAAAGCGATCACGTGCTGGACGGGCTCGCCGAGTACGCCGACCCGAGTGTCGATGTCCGCTGCAGCCCCGTCGAGCTGGACGGAAGGACCTTTCTCGTCATCGAGGTCAGCGAGTTCGAGGATCTGCCGGTCGCATGCAAGAAGGACTTTCCGGGGACCCTCCAGCGGGGCGTGTTCTACGGGCGCCCTCGCCGAAAGCCGGAATCGATGGCGATTGGTACACAGGCGGACATGCGGGACCTCATCGACTTGGCGACTGAGAAGCGCCTACGACATCTGCTGGAGATCACGGCCGGCGCTGGCGCTAGCCTGAAGCCCGACGACTCGTGGCCCCTCCTAGAGCACATCGGTGGCAAGGTGGCTCCCACGATCCGCTCCCGCGGCTGGTGGTCTTTCGTTGTGCGCCCAGCGCGGCCAGGGGCAACAGGCTTCGGATCGCTTGCCGAGATGGAACAAGCCCTACGAGGGACGGAGGTGCATTATTTCGGGTATCGCTTTCCGCGCCTGTACAGGGATGTTGCACCTATGCGCCACCAGCACTTCCTCGAGCAGCAAACAGAAGTGGACGAGTTTCTGGAGGCATGGCGCTTCTTCGACAGCGGGGCCTTTCTCTGGCTGGGTGGGTACACCAGTGACTGGAAGGACCGAGAGCTCTTCCAAGATCGCCCCTTGCCAGACAACTGGCGCCATGGAGGCGCACCTCCGGGGTCGGTGAGCTCCTGGCCTACCTCACGTTGGGGTTTGAGTTCGCTGCGCGTCTCGGGGCGACCGGCAAGCTCGGCGCGGGCATCCATGTCGAGGTTCGATTTACGTCATTGA
- a CDS encoding lipopolysaccharide biosynthesis protein encodes MGRMPIDASPAAPRVRVSPFIRDIGSAALASLATMAALVLVTRWLAEGLGPDSFGAWGLSRRLFSSITVFSTMPFGIAIARDLAREPSPSGRAAIRAAATGLVVIPNVALLLIGFSARGPLAAVLFNDAARVPLLMASLVSVVGLSCYTVVFAWYRGTEQIRRGNLWQVVVLGAGPALIAYLLRHSGDPASIVLWTGAVTFLAGVPLAYWLVQALRAPVLSADVLDRARLLARYALPRIPGGLAFGGLMALGPFLAPYLGSLREAGYLIAGQSAMRVVEGGTAAFGLVVLPRLSSLQATSSAAYLRERVTDVVSVALHLGLFASGALLVWSREVVLVWLGPAYLPAVASIRLLLLAVSPYLVYSLLRSVIDALEERAINMRNLFLALGIGLLASGGAALLGLGVEGLAGATTLAFFGLGIATWRFLHSSLSLAGHDLDLARAGALTAIILLVIAIIRALLVPHLSPTALLGVGVLLEGAGLAAYLWLLRRAGTRWLIHLERRIAWRRG; translated from the coding sequence ATGGGGCGCATGCCGATTGACGCGAGCCCGGCTGCGCCGCGGGTCCGGGTAAGTCCCTTCATCCGGGACATCGGGTCGGCCGCGTTGGCGTCGCTGGCGACGATGGCGGCCTTGGTTCTCGTGACCCGCTGGCTGGCAGAGGGGCTTGGCCCGGACAGCTTCGGTGCGTGGGGGCTGTCCCGCCGACTGTTCTCCTCGATCACCGTCTTCTCGACGATGCCGTTCGGGATCGCGATCGCGCGGGACCTGGCCCGCGAGCCATCGCCCAGCGGGCGGGCAGCGATCCGGGCGGCCGCCACCGGGCTGGTGGTCATCCCGAACGTGGCGCTTCTGCTCATCGGCTTCTCGGCACGCGGGCCGCTCGCGGCGGTTCTCTTCAATGACGCGGCGCGCGTCCCCCTCCTGATGGCCAGCCTGGTCAGTGTGGTGGGGCTGTCCTGCTACACAGTGGTCTTCGCTTGGTACCGGGGAACGGAGCAAATTCGCCGAGGCAACTTGTGGCAGGTGGTCGTCCTCGGGGCGGGCCCGGCGCTGATTGCATACCTGCTCCGGCACTCCGGAGACCCGGCCAGCATCGTACTATGGACCGGTGCGGTGACCTTTCTCGCGGGGGTGCCGCTCGCCTACTGGCTCGTCCAGGCGCTCCGGGCGCCGGTCCTGTCCGCGGATGTGCTGGACCGGGCCCGCCTCCTTGCCCGGTATGCGCTGCCTCGCATCCCCGGCGGGTTGGCCTTCGGCGGACTCATGGCGCTGGGGCCATTTCTTGCCCCCTACCTCGGTTCCCTGCGTGAGGCCGGGTACCTCATCGCTGGGCAATCCGCGATGCGGGTAGTGGAGGGAGGGACGGCGGCCTTCGGGCTGGTCGTGCTTCCACGACTCTCCAGCCTGCAGGCGACCAGCTCGGCGGCATACCTGCGTGAGCGGGTCACGGATGTGGTCAGCGTCGCGCTGCACCTGGGCCTGTTTGCCAGCGGCGCACTTCTGGTCTGGTCCCGCGAGGTGGTCCTGGTCTGGCTCGGGCCGGCCTACCTCCCTGCCGTCGCCAGCATCCGCCTGCTTCTGCTCGCCGTCAGCCCCTACTTGGTCTATTCCCTGCTGCGCTCCGTGATCGATGCGCTGGAGGAGCGCGCTATCAACATGCGGAACCTCTTCCTGGCGCTCGGGATCGGCCTGCTGGCTTCCGGCGGGGCGGCGCTCCTCGGGCTGGGGGTGGAGGGACTGGCCGGGGCGACCACCCTGGCCTTCTTCGGGCTCGGGATCGCGACCTGGCGATTCCTCCACAGCTCGCTGTCGCTCGCGGGGCACGACCTGGACCTGGCACGCGCCGGCGCCCTGACGGCGATCATCCTGCTGGTCATCGCAATTATCCGGGCCTTGCTGGTCCCGCACCTTTCGCCGACGGCACTCCTCGGAGTGGGAGTCCTCCTCGAGGGTGCCGGACTCGCTGCGTACCTCTGGTTGCTCCGACGGGCGGGGACGCGGTGGCTGATCCATTTGGAGAGGCGGATCGCGTGGCGACGGGGGTGA
- a CDS encoding glycosyltransferase family 4 protein, protein MMLRIAILTSVHAPFDTRIFQKEARSLARAGHEVHLFAPHDRDERRDGVFVHGLGRPRNRIVRMVRMPLQLFAAAVRSRAQVCHFHDPELLFVGLALKLLGRRVVYDVHEDVPKDLRAKPYLPRWARPGISVVVGALQRRIARLLDRVVVAREDLLAAFQGHPGLVLVRNFPILEMFAQGGRPTDGSGPPRLVYVGGLTPIRGVVEMIAALSLLPAGLEGVRLAIYGRFSAGLQARCEALPGWSRVDYHGEVAYARVVDGLAAADVGVVCFLPVPNNVNSGPTKLFEYMAAGLAVIASDFPMWREVVDGAACGLCVDPAEPAQIASAIVQLAADRSGTAEMGRRGRTAAVERYSWEAEATRLIAMYGAMDAG, encoded by the coding sequence ATGATGCTGCGCATCGCGATCCTGACCTCGGTACACGCCCCGTTCGACACCCGGATCTTCCAGAAGGAGGCGCGGTCACTCGCCCGCGCGGGCCACGAAGTTCACCTATTCGCGCCCCACGATCGCGACGAGCGGCGGGATGGCGTCTTCGTCCACGGGCTGGGTCGCCCAAGGAACCGGATCGTGCGGATGGTGCGCATGCCACTGCAGTTGTTCGCGGCGGCCGTCCGCTCGCGCGCTCAAGTCTGTCATTTCCACGATCCGGAACTGCTGTTCGTGGGCCTGGCGCTGAAGCTTCTCGGCCGCCGCGTCGTCTACGACGTCCACGAGGACGTGCCCAAGGACCTGCGGGCCAAGCCGTACCTGCCCAGGTGGGCACGCCCGGGCATCAGCGTGGTCGTGGGAGCCCTTCAGCGCCGGATCGCCCGCCTGCTTGACCGGGTCGTGGTGGCGCGCGAAGACCTCCTGGCGGCGTTCCAGGGACATCCGGGGCTGGTGCTAGTCCGGAACTTCCCGATCCTCGAGATGTTCGCCCAGGGCGGCCGCCCGACCGATGGTTCTGGACCACCCCGCTTGGTATATGTCGGCGGGCTGACGCCGATCCGTGGAGTCGTGGAAATGATCGCCGCACTTTCCCTCCTCCCGGCGGGGCTCGAGGGCGTACGGCTCGCGATCTATGGGCGGTTCTCGGCGGGGCTCCAGGCGCGCTGTGAAGCTCTCCCGGGCTGGAGCCGGGTGGACTATCACGGGGAGGTCGCCTACGCGCGCGTGGTCGATGGCCTGGCGGCGGCGGACGTTGGAGTCGTCTGCTTCCTGCCGGTCCCGAACAACGTAAATTCCGGGCCGACCAAGCTGTTCGAGTACATGGCGGCGGGTCTGGCGGTCATCGCCAGCGACTTCCCGATGTGGCGTGAGGTGGTGGACGGGGCGGCCTGCGGGCTCTGCGTCGACCCCGCAGAGCCGGCCCAGATTGCCTCGGCGATCGTGCAGCTGGCGGCGGACCGGTCGGGTACCGCCGAGATGGGGCGGCGAGGACGGACCGCCGCGGTGGAGCGTTACAGCTGGGAGGCCGAGGCCACGCGCCTTATCGCGATGTACGGAGCGATGGATGCTGGCTGA